The DNA sequence TTTTGAAACATCAAAAGTTTTAGCCAAAAAAGCATTTGTACCGGAAGAATTATTACATAAATTTCCGGATCGAATCAGCGGAGGAGAGAGACAGCGTGTAGCAATAGCAAGATCCTTAGCAATGGACAGAAAACTGATTCTTGCTGACGAACCCACCGGAAATCTGGATGAGGAAAATACCCGAGGTGTAGTTGAATTACTAAAAAATCTTGCACATGAAGAAAATCGATGTGTAATTATTGTTACTCATGATTTGGAAGTCATGGAGGAAGCGGATGAAGTATATCATATGTCAAAAGGGCATTTGAGAAAATCAGAGCGATTTTCAAAATAAACTAAAATCATGTACTGGAAAATGCAGGTTACTCTTGTTATAATGAAGAAAATAAAAACTAACGATAGAAAAGAGGAAAAATATGCCGGTATCATTTTATGAAGTAGCTTGGATATTTGTAATTTACGCATTTTTAGGATGGTGTACAGAAGTGGCTTATGCAGCCTTAGACACTGGAAAATTTGTGAATCGTGGATTTCTAAATGGACCGGTGTGTCCGGTTTATGGCTGTGGCGTATTAGTGGTAATTGTGGTGTTAACTCCGTTAAAGGAAAATTTTCTTATCCTGTTTGCGGGATCTTTTCTATTAACCAGTATAATTGAATTTATTACAGGATTTTTGTTAGAAAAACTGTTCCACAACCAATGGTGGGATTATTCCAATGAACATTTCAACATTTGTGGATATGTGTGTTTGAAATTCTCCATTCTGTGGGGAATTGCATGTACCTTAATTATGGATGTGATACATCCTAGCATTTACAAAGTGATAAAAATAGTTCCAAAACTTCCGGGAACGATAATTTTAGTGATATTATGTATTGCCTTTGCAGTAGACTTGATAATTACTGTAAGTACGATACTTAAGTTCAATGCACATCTTAAGATGTTAGATGAGCTTGCTGTAAAACTTAAGGTGGTTTCAGATGAAATCGGGGAAAATATCTATGAAGGTGTTACCACTGTCATAG is a window from the Roseburia sp. 499 genome containing:
- a CDS encoding putative ABC transporter permease; the protein is MPVSFYEVAWIFVIYAFLGWCTEVAYAALDTGKFVNRGFLNGPVCPVYGCGVLVVIVVLTPLKENFLILFAGSFLLTSIIEFITGFLLEKLFHNQWWDYSNEHFNICGYVCLKFSILWGIACTLIMDVIHPSIYKVIKIVPKLPGTIILVILCIAFAVDLIITVSTILKFNAHLKMLDELAVKLKVVSDEIGENIYEGVTTVIEKSEEWSENIEHVRATHEEKRAERKQERREEFLQLQAKYKEALEKRNIGERRLIKAFPAMKAKGHEESFGKLKKYFEEKRIDRNIDK